Proteins from one Dermacentor variabilis isolate Ectoservices chromosome 1, ASM5094787v1, whole genome shotgun sequence genomic window:
- the LOC142584356 gene encoding uncharacterized protein LOC142584356 produces MSEMITGTHDLEAGDLDILNMPTMFCSAADIDHSVMVYLQSKRILKAVNDNSTLCEMPEPEGCRNVQFIFCRNHVPHIGHLKNILRENYIIRIDYMVGTVGGGRRCATASCGRKGFKRAPNKSRRVWPAAEGQYGTARHPCSAEQTWRTSATMSGKSTADGPTLEPTVYLFSGRKGTVMQVFVSSAMVEAREGQTIREVTVTVDCFYRDGRTVLSKLSQVLQKKDIVNIDYSRSSIHETAG; encoded by the exons ATGAGCGAAATGATAACTGGCACTCATGACCTAGAAGCGGGAGACCTCGACATCCTCAACATGCCTACCATGTTCTGCTCCGCAGCTGACATTGACCATTCGGTCATGGTTTACCTGCAGAGCAAGAGAATACTCAAGGCCGTGAACGACAACAGCACACTGTGCGAAATGCCGGAGCCGGAGGGATGCAGGAACGTGCAGTTCATATTCTGCAGAAACCATGTGCCCCACATAGGTCATTTAAAGAATATCCTCCGAGAAAACTACATCATTCGTATTGACTACATGGTCGGTACGGTTGGCGGCGGGAGGAGGTGTGCTACCGCCTCATGTGGCAGGAAGGGCTTCAAACGTGCACCAAACAAGTCTCGCAGAGTTTGGCCTGCTGCTGAAGGCCAGTACGGCACAGCAAGACATCCCTGCAGCGCCGAGCAAACTTGGCGAACTAGC GCTACCATGAGCGGGAAATCCACTGCTGATGGGCCCACCCTGGAGCCTACAGTCTATCTCTTCTCGGGCAGGAAGGGCACAGTGATGCAAGTCTTTGTCTCTTCCGCCATGGTGGAAGCCAGAGAGGGGCAGACTATCCGGGAAGTGACGGTCACTGTGGACTGCTTCTACAGGGACGGCAGGACGGTCCTGAGCAAACTCAGCCAAGTTCTCCAGAAGAAGGACATCGTCAACATCGACTACAGTCGAAGCTCGATACATGAAACAGCTGGATGA